The following are from one region of the Hyla sarda isolate aHylSar1 chromosome 6, aHylSar1.hap1, whole genome shotgun sequence genome:
- the LOC130275337 gene encoding protein PBMUCL2-like → MEVGSEDQCLHMSGCSEDQCLHMPGCSEDQCLHMPGCSEDQCLHMPGCSKDQCQHMPGCSEDQCLHMPGCSEDQCLHMPGFSEDQCLHMSGCSEDQCLHMPGCSEDQCLHMPGCSEDQCLHMPGCSEDQCLHMPGCSEDQCLHMPGCSEDQCLHMPGCSEDQCLHMPGCSEDQCLHMPGCYTTNTQSKLLY, encoded by the coding sequence ATGGAGGTCGGCAGCGAGGACCAGTGCCTACACATGTCAGGCTGCAGCGAGGACCAGTGCCTACACATGCCAGGCTGCAGCGAGGACCAGTGCCTACACATGCCAGGCTGCAGCGAGGACCAGTGCCTACACATGCCAGGCTGCAGCAAGGACCAGTGCCAACACATGCCAGGCTGCAGCGAGGACCAGTGCCTACACATGCCAGGCTGCAGCGAGGACCAGTGCCTACACATGCCAGGCTTCAGCGAGGACCAGTGCCTACACATGTCAGGCTGCAGCGAGGACCAGTGCCTACACATGCCAGGCTGCAGCGAGGACCAGTGCCTACACATGCCAGGCTGCAGCGAGGACCAGTGCCTACACATGCCAGGCTGCAGCGAGGACCAGTGCCTACACATGCCAGGCTGCAGCGAGGACCAGTGCCTACACATGCCAGGCTGCAGCGAGGACCAGTGCCTACACATGCCAGGCTGCAGCGAGGACCAGTGCCTACACATGCCAGGCTGCAGCGAGGACCAGTGCCTACACATGCCAGGCTGTTACACCACAAATACGCAGAGTAAATTACTGTATTAA